In one window of Rhizobium oryzihabitans DNA:
- a CDS encoding sensor histidine kinase NtrY-like, with product MRKPAAENTVADDAAGMVVADRRMSFALPGLVLAGIALVCAIVTLFVLLGVTPIAPTSNVVIASVVINSIFVIGLIFLIGREINRLLKARKKGRAAARLHVRIVVLFSIVAITPAVLVAIFASLTLNVGLDRWFALRTQSIVDSSSNIAQAYMMENAGYLQGQTLSMATDLDRNRALFYLDRTGFVDLMTRQAKGRGLLGAFLVQEDGDAVAQADIKTEKPLPAIPHDALEKAAAGQPTLIPPGITNLVGAIIKLEGISGTFLYTVRAVDPKVMGAMRLMEENRAEYKAMEAGRAPLQIAFAILYLGFALIVLLAAIWTAIAVADRIVRPIRLLISAADSVATGNMHVLVPVRAVDGDVGRLSRTFNKMVSELRSQQEQIIEAKDDIDDRRRFIEAVLSGVTAAVIGVDENRRITIVNPSGEEFLAQTSEQLIGAQLSEIAPEIEEVVTEANTWARGNFRKQINIMRRGKERTLNVQVTREDARDSRDSYVITLDDITDLVIAQRSTAWSDVARRIAHEIKNPLTPIQLSAERIKRRFGKQIDESDRAIFDQCTDTIVRQVGDIGRMVDEFSAFARMPKPTKEKSDLRSILKDAAFLREISAADTKFSTELGDIPLEGMFDARMLGQAFGNLIKNATEAIEAVEGEKRPGKILVRASFDEANSRFVADIIDNGRGLPVENRHRILEPYMTMRDKGTGLGLAIVKKIIEEHGGYLELHDAPPEFDHGHGAMIRVLLPYIEAVGGENNKEAAYGV from the coding sequence ATGCGGAAACCCGCCGCCGAAAACACCGTTGCCGACGACGCAGCGGGAATGGTGGTTGCCGATCGCAGGATGTCTTTCGCTCTGCCGGGGCTGGTGCTCGCCGGCATTGCTCTTGTTTGCGCTATTGTGACACTTTTCGTGCTGCTGGGCGTCACGCCCATTGCACCGACATCGAATGTCGTCATCGCCTCGGTGGTCATCAATTCGATCTTCGTGATCGGGCTGATCTTTCTCATCGGCCGGGAAATCAACCGCCTGCTGAAAGCGCGGAAAAAGGGCAGGGCAGCGGCGCGATTGCATGTGCGCATCGTCGTGCTTTTCTCCATCGTGGCGATTACGCCCGCCGTTCTCGTCGCCATCTTCGCCAGTCTGACGCTGAATGTCGGTCTCGACCGCTGGTTTGCGCTGCGCACCCAGTCGATCGTGGATTCTTCCAGCAATATTGCCCAGGCCTATATGATGGAGAATGCCGGCTATCTTCAGGGACAGACCCTGTCGATGGCCACCGACCTTGATCGCAACCGGGCTCTTTTCTATCTCGATCGCACCGGTTTCGTTGATCTCATGACCCGCCAGGCCAAGGGCCGCGGCCTGCTTGGCGCGTTTCTTGTGCAGGAGGACGGCGACGCCGTCGCGCAGGCCGACATCAAGACGGAAAAGCCGCTTCCAGCCATTCCGCATGATGCGCTTGAAAAGGCCGCCGCCGGCCAACCAACCCTTATTCCGCCTGGCATCACCAACCTCGTCGGCGCCATCATCAAGCTCGAAGGCATCAGCGGCACCTTCCTTTACACCGTGCGCGCCGTCGATCCCAAGGTGATGGGTGCGATGCGGCTGATGGAAGAGAACCGCGCCGAATACAAGGCAATGGAGGCGGGCCGCGCGCCGCTGCAGATCGCCTTTGCAATCCTTTATCTCGGTTTCGCGCTGATCGTGCTTCTCGCCGCCATCTGGACGGCGATTGCTGTCGCCGACCGCATCGTGCGCCCGATCCGCCTTCTCATCAGCGCCGCCGATAGTGTCGCCACCGGCAACATGCATGTGCTGGTGCCGGTGCGCGCCGTCGACGGCGACGTCGGCCGCCTGTCGCGGACCTTCAACAAGATGGTTTCGGAACTACGCAGCCAGCAGGAGCAGATCATCGAGGCAAAGGACGATATCGACGACCGCCGCCGCTTCATCGAAGCCGTGCTATCGGGTGTCACCGCCGCCGTTATCGGTGTTGATGAAAACCGCAGGATCACTATCGTCAATCCCTCAGGAGAAGAGTTCCTGGCGCAGACCTCCGAGCAGCTGATCGGCGCGCAGCTTTCGGAGATCGCGCCTGAAATCGAAGAGGTCGTGACCGAGGCCAATACCTGGGCACGGGGCAACTTCCGCAAGCAGATCAACATTATGCGGCGCGGCAAGGAGCGGACACTCAATGTCCAGGTGACCCGCGAGGATGCCCGTGATAGCCGCGATAGCTACGTCATCACGCTCGACGATATCACCGATCTCGTCATCGCCCAGCGCTCGACGGCATGGTCGGACGTCGCGCGGCGTATTGCTCATGAGATCAAGAACCCGCTGACGCCGATCCAGCTTTCCGCCGAGCGCATTAAGCGCCGTTTCGGTAAGCAGATCGATGAGAGCGACCGCGCCATTTTCGATCAGTGTACGGACACCATCGTCCGGCAGGTCGGTGATATCGGCCGGATGGTGGATGAATTCTCGGCCTTTGCGCGCATGCCGAAGCCGACGAAGGAGAAGTCGGACCTGCGTTCGATTTTGAAGGACGCGGCATTCCTGCGCGAAATCAGCGCCGCGGACACCAAATTCTCAACGGAACTGGGCGACATTCCGCTGGAGGGCATGTTCGATGCCCGCATGCTGGGACAGGCGTTCGGCAATCTTATCAAGAACGCGACGGAAGCCATCGAGGCGGTGGAAGGCGAAAAGCGACCGGGCAAGATTCTGGTGCGCGCATCCTTCGACGAGGCCAATTCCCGTTTCGTGGCTGACATCATCGACAATGGCCGCGGCCTTCCCGTCGAGAACCGCCACCGCATTCTCGAACCCTATATGACGATGCGGGACAAGGGCACGGGCCTCGGCCTCGCCATCGTCAAGAAGATCATCGAAGAGCATGGCGGGTATCTTGAACTTCACGATGCTCCGCCGGAGTTCGACCATGGCCATGGCGCCATGATCCGAGTGCTGCTGCCCTATATCGAGGCGGTCGGCGGCGAAAATAACAAGGAAGCAGCATATGGCGTCTGA
- the hfq gene encoding RNA chaperone Hfq, translating into MAERSQNLQDLFLNTVRKQKISLTIFLINGVKLTGVVTSFDNFCVLLRRDGHSQLVYKHAISTIMPGQPMQMFESEEGAA; encoded by the coding sequence ATGGCGGAACGTTCTCAAAACCTTCAGGATCTCTTCCTCAATACCGTTCGTAAGCAAAAGATCTCGCTCACGATTTTTCTGATCAACGGCGTCAAGCTGACCGGCGTTGTCACCTCCTTCGACAATTTCTGCGTGCTTTTGCGCCGTGACGGTCATTCGCAGCTGGTCTACAAGCATGCGATCTCCACCATCATGCCCGGCCAGCCGATGCAGATGTTCGAGAGCGAAGAAGGCGCAGCCTGA
- the mazG gene encoding nucleoside triphosphate pyrophosphohydrolase codes for MEASKDISRLIEIMQALRQPETGCPWDVVQTFETIKPYTIEEAYEVADAIERKDMDDLCDELGDLLLQVVFHSRIAEERGEFAFGDVVEAVTSKMIRRHPHVFAVSDADTPDSVKLQWDKIKAEEKRERGERRARRGITEDFKAGFLGGVQRSQPALTEALKLQEQAARAGFDWSDPAPILDKIEEEIAELREALAEGKPEKVSDELGDLIFALVNIGRHVKADPENALRGTNTKFRRRFNHIETSLTENGETLEEASLERMEDLWQAAKRIERSLDTVSC; via the coding sequence ATGGAAGCCTCGAAGGATATTTCCCGCCTGATCGAGATCATGCAAGCCCTGCGCCAGCCCGAAACCGGTTGCCCCTGGGATGTCGTCCAGACCTTCGAGACGATCAAGCCCTATACGATCGAAGAGGCCTACGAAGTCGCCGACGCCATCGAGCGCAAGGATATGGACGATCTTTGCGATGAGCTGGGTGACCTGTTGCTGCAGGTGGTCTTCCACTCCCGCATTGCCGAGGAACGGGGCGAATTCGCCTTTGGCGACGTGGTTGAGGCCGTCACCTCAAAGATGATCCGCCGCCATCCGCATGTCTTTGCCGTGTCCGATGCCGATACGCCTGACAGCGTCAAGCTGCAATGGGACAAGATCAAGGCCGAGGAAAAACGCGAGCGTGGGGAGCGCCGTGCGCGCCGGGGTATTACCGAGGATTTCAAGGCTGGCTTTCTGGGCGGCGTGCAGCGCAGCCAGCCGGCGCTCACTGAGGCCCTGAAGCTGCAGGAACAGGCCGCGCGCGCCGGTTTCGACTGGTCGGATCCCGCTCCCATTCTCGACAAGATCGAGGAGGAAATCGCCGAACTGCGTGAGGCGCTGGCGGAGGGAAAGCCGGAGAAGGTCTCGGACGAACTCGGCGATCTCATTTTCGCGCTGGTCAATATCGGCCGCCACGTCAAGGCCGATCCGGAAAATGCGCTTCGCGGCACCAATACGAAATTCCGCAGGCGTTTCAATCACATCGAAACGTCGCTCACCGAAAACGGCGAGACGCTTGAAGAAGCGAGCCTTGAGAGAATGGAAGACCTGTGGCAGGCGGCAAAACGCATCGAACGGTCGCTCGATACGGTCTCGTGCTGA
- the trkA gene encoding Trk system potassium transporter TrkA has protein sequence MKVIICGAGQVGYGIAEQLSREDNEVSVIDTAAPLITAITETLDVRGYVGHGAHPDMLAKAGADQADMIIAVTLHDEINIVACEVAHALFSVPTKIARIRDQSYLKPEYADLFSRENMSIDVTISPEVEVGKMVLRRIAFPGATDVVRFADDTIFMLAIECMEDCPVINTPLQQLSNLFPDLIATVVGVYRNGILKVAHSSEQLRVGDLAYVICQRQHARRTLSLFGHEEQEAQRIVIAGAGNIGHFVARKIEELQPKTRVKIIEADRDRAIAASEQLSNTIVMHGSALDQKILMQADIQDADLIVTLTNNDQTNILAAVMAKQLGCKSNLALLNSSSFHEVAASLGLDAYINPRAVTISRVLQHVRKGRIRSVYAVQRGSAEVIEAEALETSPLVGQSFRDIDMPDGVRIGAIYRDGVVIRPDGSTKIKAKDRVVLFASADAVRDVEQLFRVSIQYF, from the coding sequence ATGAAAGTCATCATTTGCGGCGCAGGGCAGGTGGGTTACGGCATTGCCGAACAATTGTCGCGTGAGGATAATGAGGTGTCGGTCATCGATACCGCCGCGCCGCTCATTACCGCCATCACCGAGACGCTGGATGTGCGCGGTTATGTCGGCCACGGCGCGCATCCCGACATGCTGGCGAAGGCGGGTGCCGACCAGGCCGACATGATCATCGCTGTGACCCTGCATGACGAGATCAACATCGTCGCCTGCGAGGTGGCGCATGCGCTCTTCAGCGTTCCGACCAAGATTGCCCGCATCCGCGACCAGAGCTATCTGAAGCCGGAATATGCCGATCTCTTCAGCCGCGAGAACATGTCGATCGACGTCACGATTTCCCCGGAAGTCGAGGTCGGCAAGATGGTGCTGCGCCGCATCGCCTTTCCGGGCGCCACCGATGTCGTGCGTTTCGCCGACGATACGATCTTCATGCTGGCGATCGAATGCATGGAGGACTGCCCGGTCATCAACACGCCGCTGCAGCAGCTCTCCAACCTGTTTCCGGACCTGATCGCGACGGTGGTGGGCGTTTACCGCAACGGCATCCTCAAGGTCGCGCATTCCTCCGAGCAACTGCGGGTCGGTGACCTTGCCTATGTGATCTGTCAGCGCCAGCATGCCCGACGCACCTTGAGCCTCTTCGGACACGAGGAGCAGGAGGCGCAGCGCATCGTGATCGCGGGTGCCGGCAATATCGGCCACTTCGTTGCCCGCAAGATCGAGGAGTTGCAGCCGAAGACGCGGGTAAAGATCATCGAGGCGGATCGCGACAGGGCGATTGCCGCATCGGAACAGCTCAGCAACACCATCGTCATGCATGGTTCGGCGCTTGATCAGAAAATTTTGATGCAGGCCGATATTCAGGATGCGGATCTGATCGTGACGCTCACCAACAACGACCAGACCAATATTCTGGCAGCGGTGATGGCCAAGCAGCTCGGCTGCAAATCCAACCTCGCCCTGCTGAACAGCTCGTCCTTCCATGAGGTTGCGGCTTCACTCGGTCTCGATGCCTATATCAACCCCCGGGCCGTCACTATTTCACGCGTGCTCCAGCACGTGCGCAAGGGACGCATCCGTTCGGTTTACGCCGTCCAGCGCGGGTCGGCGGAGGTGATCGAGGCGGAGGCGCTGGAGACATCGCCGCTGGTGGGGCAGTCCTTCCGTGACATCGACATGCCTGATGGCGTGCGCATCGGCGCGATCTATCGCGACGGTGTGGTGATCCGACCGGACGGCAGCACGAAAATCAAGGCGAAGGACCGTGTCGTGCTGTTTGCATCCGCCGATGCGGTGCGCGACGTGGAACAACTTTTCCGTGTTTCGATACAATATTTCTGA
- the cysG gene encoding siroheme synthase CysG, giving the protein MHNEDDFSAVGDRLSTFPAFFRVEGRQVAVFGNGDEAFAKVRLLANTNAHIVAYADEPEEDFARYLRDKGIDHRALGFSSRLIDGATLVFAATGDDVLDREIVSAARAKKIPANAVDQPEFCDFFTPALVARAPVAIAIGTEGAGPVLAQMIRARIDQMLSPSLGKLARLAVQYRDAAEQNVPKGALRRNFWRRFFSGQVADAVALGDTSSAREAADRLLQSPERSEGRVWLVGAGPGVEDLLTLRAQRVLMEADVIVYDALVPQAIVDMGRRDAERLSVGKRKGCHSKSQDEINRLLVRLGKDGRRVVRLKSGDPLVYGRAGEEMAALRDAGIGYEIVPGITSAFAAAADFELPLTLRGVASSLIFTTGHDLTGDVLPDWARLAVSGATIAVYMGRSVAASVATRLIEAGLGVETTVAVIENASRADRRLLHGTLNDLPDLEYRDELTGPVMVIIGDAVAGANFDRSEALALAVKPASLKREYANG; this is encoded by the coding sequence ATGCACAACGAAGATGATTTTTCCGCCGTCGGCGACCGCCTTTCGACCTTCCCCGCTTTCTTCCGGGTTGAGGGCAGGCAGGTGGCTGTTTTCGGAAATGGTGACGAGGCTTTCGCAAAGGTCAGGCTTCTTGCCAACACCAATGCGCATATCGTCGCCTATGCCGATGAGCCGGAAGAGGATTTCGCGCGCTATCTGCGTGACAAAGGCATTGATCATCGGGCGCTGGGCTTTTCCAGCCGGCTGATCGATGGCGCAACGCTGGTTTTTGCCGCAACGGGCGACGACGTGCTGGACCGCGAGATTGTCTCAGCCGCGCGCGCAAAGAAAATCCCTGCCAATGCGGTGGATCAGCCGGAATTCTGCGATTTCTTCACGCCGGCACTCGTCGCCCGTGCGCCTGTCGCCATCGCGATCGGCACCGAAGGCGCAGGGCCGGTTCTTGCCCAGATGATCCGTGCACGCATCGATCAGATGCTGTCACCGTCGCTCGGCAAGCTTGCCCGCCTTGCCGTGCAATATCGTGACGCGGCCGAGCAGAATGTCCCCAAGGGTGCCTTGCGGCGCAATTTCTGGCGTCGGTTTTTCTCCGGTCAGGTCGCGGATGCGGTCGCTCTAGGCGATACATCCTCGGCTCGTGAGGCCGCTGACCGGTTGCTGCAATCGCCCGAACGCAGCGAAGGACGCGTCTGGCTTGTCGGTGCTGGCCCGGGTGTGGAAGATTTGCTGACGCTGCGCGCGCAGCGTGTTCTGATGGAAGCCGACGTCATTGTCTATGATGCGCTGGTGCCGCAGGCAATCGTCGATATGGGCCGCCGCGACGCCGAGCGGCTGTCCGTCGGCAAGCGCAAGGGCTGCCACAGCAAGTCGCAGGACGAGATCAACCGCCTGCTGGTACGCTTGGGCAAAGATGGCAGGCGCGTCGTGCGTCTCAAATCCGGTGATCCGCTGGTCTATGGCCGCGCAGGCGAGGAAATGGCGGCGCTGCGCGATGCTGGTATCGGTTACGAGATCGTTCCGGGCATTACGTCGGCTTTCGCCGCCGCTGCCGATTTCGAATTGCCGTTGACGCTGCGCGGTGTCGCTTCGTCACTGATTTTCACCACCGGCCACGACCTGACCGGCGATGTCCTGCCGGACTGGGCGCGGCTTGCCGTCTCCGGTGCGACGATTGCCGTCTATATGGGCCGCAGCGTTGCAGCGTCGGTCGCGACAAGGCTGATCGAGGCTGGTCTCGGCGTGGAAACGACGGTGGCCGTCATCGAAAATGCCAGCCGCGCGGATCGCCGCCTGCTGCATGGCACATTGAACGATCTGCCCGACCTCGAATATCGCGATGAGCTGACCGGCCCGGTCATGGTCATCATCGGCGATGCGGTGGCGGGCGCCAATTTCGACAGATCCGAGGCGCTTGCGCTTGCTGTGAAGCCGGCGAGCCTCAAAAGGGAGTATGCAAATGGTTGA
- a CDS encoding sigma-54-dependent transcriptional regulator → MASDILVVDDEADIREIVAGILSDEGHETRMAFDSDSALAAISERVPRLIFLDIWMQGSKLDGLALLDEIKSRHPEIPVVMISGHGNIETAVNAIKRGAFDFIEKPFKADRLILIAERALENSKLKREVQELKKRTGDAVELVGASLAVSQLRQTIDRVAPTNSRIMILGPSGSGKELVARMVHKKSSRATGPFVALNAATITPDRMEIALFGTEGLPGQPRKVGALEEAHRGVLYLDEVGEMPRETQNKILRVLVDQQFERVGGGKRVKVDVRIISSTAHHLESLIAEGQFREDLYHRLAVVPVKVPALSERREDIPFLVDMFMRQISEQAGIRPRKIGDDAMAVLQTHDWPGNIRQLRNNIERLMILARPEGGEAPISADMLPADIGDMLPKISAQGDQHIMTLPLREAREMFERDYLVAQINRFGGNISRTAEFVGMERSALHRKLKSLGV, encoded by the coding sequence ATGGCGTCTGATATTCTGGTCGTGGATGACGAGGCGGACATTCGCGAAATCGTAGCGGGCATTCTCTCCGATGAGGGCCACGAGACGCGCATGGCGTTCGACAGCGACAGTGCGCTGGCCGCAATTTCGGAGCGCGTGCCGCGCCTGATCTTTCTCGATATCTGGATGCAGGGCTCAAAGCTCGACGGTCTGGCGTTGCTCGATGAGATCAAGAGCCGCCATCCCGAAATTCCGGTTGTGATGATTTCCGGTCACGGCAATATCGAAACCGCCGTCAACGCCATCAAGCGCGGTGCCTTCGATTTCATCGAGAAACCCTTCAAGGCCGACCGCCTGATCCTGATCGCCGAGCGGGCGCTGGAAAACTCCAAGCTGAAGCGCGAGGTCCAGGAACTCAAGAAGCGCACCGGCGATGCCGTTGAACTCGTCGGCGCGTCACTTGCGGTTTCCCAGCTTCGCCAGACCATCGACAGGGTAGCCCCCACCAACAGCCGCATCATGATCCTCGGGCCGTCCGGTTCCGGCAAGGAGCTGGTCGCGCGTATGGTGCACAAAAAATCCTCGCGCGCCACCGGACCCTTCGTGGCCCTGAACGCCGCGACGATCACGCCGGACCGCATGGAGATCGCGCTCTTCGGCACGGAAGGCCTGCCCGGACAGCCACGCAAGGTGGGCGCTCTGGAAGAGGCCCATCGTGGCGTTCTTTATCTCGACGAAGTCGGCGAGATGCCGCGTGAGACGCAGAACAAGATCCTGCGCGTTTTGGTCGATCAGCAGTTCGAGCGCGTCGGTGGCGGCAAGCGGGTGAAGGTGGATGTACGCATCATTTCCTCGACCGCCCACCACCTTGAAAGCCTGATCGCCGAAGGCCAGTTCCGCGAGGATCTCTATCACCGTCTCGCCGTCGTGCCGGTGAAGGTTCCGGCGCTGTCCGAGCGGCGCGAGGATATTCCTTTCCTCGTTGACATGTTCATGCGGCAGATTTCCGAACAGGCCGGCATCCGCCCGCGCAAGATCGGCGACGATGCCATGGCGGTTCTCCAGACGCATGACTGGCCGGGCAATATCCGCCAGCTGCGCAACAATATCGAACGGCTGATGATCCTCGCGCGTCCCGAGGGCGGCGAGGCGCCCATCTCGGCCGACATGCTGCCGGCCGATATTGGCGACATGCTGCCGAAGATTTCGGCGCAGGGCGACCAGCACATCATGACCCTGCCGCTGCGTGAAGCCCGCGAAATGTTCGAACGTGACTATCTGGTCGCCCAGATCAACCGCTTCGGTGGCAATATTTCGCGCACGGCGGAATTTGTCGGCATGGAAAGATCAGCGCTGCATCGCAAACTGAAATCTCTCGGGGTATAA
- the hflX gene encoding GTPase HflX, whose translation MFFLDKAEPISTRDTSNESIIPEQEKRRDDMRAVVLVPVLKQQRESRDAAAAPATASRSVEAKLEEAKGLALAIDLEVTQGLIVPVNQPRPATLFGTGKIEEIGHLLDETDSGLVIVDHPLTPVQQRNLEKQWNCKVIDRTGLILEIFGRRASTKEGTLQVDLAHLNYQKGRLVRSWTHLERQRGGAGFMGGPGETQIEADRRLLQDRIVKLEKELEQVVRTRQLHRAKRRKVPHPIVALVGYTNAGKSTLFNRITGAGVLAEDMLFATLDPTLRRMKLPHGRTVILSDTVGFISDLPTHLVAAFRATLEEVLEADLVLHVRDMSDPDNAAQSADVLRILGDLGIDEKEAEKRIIEVWNKVDRLEPEAHDAIIERAEGRSNICAVSAVAGEGVDALMDEISARLSGVLTETTVVLSVEQLPLISWVYSNSIVDNREDHEDGSVALDVRLSEAQASELERKLGKATIREREDWEQ comes from the coding sequence ATGTTCTTTCTGGATAAGGCTGAGCCCATTTCGACGCGAGACACCTCGAACGAATCGATCATTCCGGAGCAGGAGAAGCGCCGCGACGACATGCGCGCCGTGGTTCTCGTACCGGTTCTCAAGCAGCAACGCGAAAGCCGCGACGCGGCGGCAGCCCCGGCTACCGCCAGCCGGTCTGTCGAAGCAAAACTTGAGGAAGCAAAGGGTCTCGCGCTTGCCATCGACCTGGAGGTCACTCAAGGCCTGATCGTGCCGGTCAACCAGCCGCGCCCCGCAACGCTCTTTGGAACCGGCAAGATCGAGGAAATCGGCCATCTTCTGGATGAGACCGATTCCGGCCTCGTGATCGTTGATCATCCCCTGACGCCGGTGCAGCAGCGCAATCTCGAAAAACAGTGGAATTGCAAGGTCATCGACCGCACGGGTCTGATCCTCGAAATCTTCGGCCGCCGCGCCTCCACCAAGGAAGGCACGCTGCAGGTCGATCTTGCGCATCTGAATTACCAGAAGGGCCGCCTCGTCAGAAGCTGGACCCACCTTGAACGCCAGCGCGGTGGTGCAGGCTTCATGGGCGGTCCGGGTGAAACGCAGATCGAGGCCGACAGACGCTTGCTGCAGGATCGCATCGTCAAGCTTGAGAAGGAGCTTGAGCAGGTGGTTCGCACCCGCCAGCTTCACCGCGCCAAGCGCCGCAAGGTGCCGCATCCGATCGTAGCACTTGTCGGTTACACCAACGCCGGCAAATCCACGCTGTTCAACCGCATCACGGGTGCTGGCGTTCTGGCCGAGGACATGCTGTTCGCCACGCTTGATCCGACATTGCGCCGCATGAAGCTGCCGCATGGCCGCACGGTCATCCTGTCCGATACGGTGGGATTCATCTCCGATCTGCCGACGCATCTTGTCGCCGCTTTCCGTGCAACGCTGGAAGAGGTGCTCGAAGCCGATCTCGTTCTGCACGTGCGCGACATGTCCGATCCTGACAATGCCGCCCAGTCGGCCGACGTGCTGCGCATTCTCGGCGATCTCGGCATTGACGAGAAGGAAGCCGAAAAGCGTATCATCGAGGTGTGGAACAAGGTTGACCGTCTCGAGCCGGAAGCGCATGACGCCATCATCGAGCGCGCCGAAGGCCGCTCCAACATCTGCGCCGTTTCGGCCGTCGCGGGCGAGGGCGTCGATGCCCTGATGGACGAGATTTCGGCGCGTCTGTCCGGCGTCCTGACGGAAACGACCGTTGTCCTCTCCGTCGAGCAATTGCCGCTGATCTCCTGGGTCTACAGCAACTCCATCGTCGATAACCGTGAAGACCATGAGGACGGCTCGGTTGCGCTGGATGTACGCCTATCGGAAGCGCAGGCCTCCGAACTGGAACGGAAGCTTGGCAAGGCGACCATCCGCGAGCGCGAAGACTGGGAGCAGTAA
- a CDS encoding DUF2849 domain-containing protein, with translation MVDKVLTANRLGDGIAVWLDANGEWTENLQGAIVARHAEAVASFEEIGKRDFSANKVVDVAIVDVVEENGKLWPTRLRERIRAAGPTMHYAAGYKPADAAFIAV, from the coding sequence ATGGTTGACAAGGTTTTGACCGCCAACCGTCTGGGCGATGGCATCGCCGTCTGGCTCGACGCCAATGGCGAATGGACGGAGAACCTGCAGGGGGCAATCGTGGCCCGCCATGCGGAGGCCGTCGCCTCGTTCGAAGAAATCGGCAAGCGCGATTTCTCCGCCAATAAGGTCGTTGACGTCGCCATCGTCGATGTCGTGGAGGAGAATGGCAAGCTCTGGCCGACGCGGCTTCGCGAGCGCATTCGCGCCGCTGGCCCCACCATGCACTATGCCGCCGGTTACAAGCCGGCCGATGCAGCATTCATCGCAGTCTGA
- a CDS encoding deaminase, translating into MTSSSIAARLLDVIEHDILPLTARGVSLGNKVFGAAILRKSDLSLVIAETNNELENPLWHGEVHALKRFYELGEKPNTKELIFLSTHEPCTMCMSAITWAGFDNFYSFFSHEDSRDAFAIPHDLKILKEVFGLEPGGYRRNNAFWNSFFIADLVESEDDPLKTALKAQTARIKAAYDDLSTSYQSSKSSNDIPLN; encoded by the coding sequence TTGACAAGCTCCAGCATCGCCGCCCGTCTTCTCGATGTCATCGAACACGATATCCTGCCCTTGACGGCGCGCGGCGTCAGCCTCGGCAACAAGGTTTTCGGTGCGGCTATCCTGCGCAAATCCGACCTGTCGCTGGTGATCGCGGAGACGAATAACGAGCTCGAAAACCCGCTCTGGCACGGCGAAGTGCATGCGCTGAAGCGGTTTTACGAGCTGGGAGAAAAGCCGAACACGAAGGAGCTGATTTTCCTTTCGACCCATGAACCCTGCACCATGTGCATGTCCGCCATCACCTGGGCCGGTTTCGACAATTTCTATTCCTTCTTCAGCCACGAGGATTCCCGCGATGCTTTCGCGATCCCGCACGATCTTAAAATTCTGAAGGAAGTTTTCGGGCTGGAGCCGGGCGGATATCGCCGCAACAACGCCTTCTGGAACTCTTTCTTCATCGCCGATCTGGTGGAGAGCGAAGACGATCCGCTGAAAACCGCGCTGAAGGCGCAGACAGCCCGGATCAAGGCCGCCTATGACGATCTGTCCACCAGCTATCAGTCATCGAAGAGCAGCAACGATATTCCGCTGAACTAG